Below is a window of Syntrophomonas wolfei subsp. wolfei str. Goettingen G311 DNA.
TATCTTTTTGTTGAATTGGTGTTTTACTTGGTGGTTTTTGTGATAAACTCTTGTTCCCGTTAATATTAGCGTAAACGATAGTTATGGTCATAATAATAAATATTAATATAGCAGTAATTATGAGCATTTTCTTATTATTATCAAGCATAATCTTGCCTCCCTCCATTTTAATTAATTTGTATCAGCCAGAGAAATAATATTTATGGAGTATGGAAGAATATTTGCTCAATTTACCCAGACTTTTGGCGGAGGCAGAGGATTTATAAACAAAAGTTAAAGCATTAGGGTTAAAATAAGTCGGGGAGTAGACGATTGCATTTTATTTCATTGGAATAATATATATAATAATAATTGATAGGGCCAAGTTTATGCTATAATGGCAAGAAATTACCTTGAAGGAGAATGATTTTCAATGCAAAACCAGGGTATTGATGAGGAGTTGTTTCGTCATATTGCAGATTCAATTGGTGATACTCCCTATTACAAACTGCTGGGCATCCAGGTCATCAACATTGGCCCAGGTTTAGCTGAAATGTCGGTAACGGTTGATCTCAAACATACCAACCCTTTGGGGGTTACGCATGGGGGCTTAATGATGTCCTTGGCGGATGCCGCTATGGGCAATGCCATACGGAGCCTGGGTATCAAAGCAGTAACGGTAGATTGTTCCACGGGCTTTATCGCCTCAGCCCAGCAGGGGGAAACGGTAATTGCGCGCGGAGAAGTGTTAAGAGCGGGGAAAAACATGCTTTTTGCTCAGGCGGAAGTACGCGCGGGCAATCGACTCCTATCCAACAGCAAGGCCAGCTATTTTAAGACTGGAGAAATAGATTTGAATAACTAATTGTACTAGAGCAGGAGCTGAGATTATTGAGCAATGAGCTTTTAAGAAGCAATAATTATGCATTGCTGACCTTTGCCTCAACTTCCCATGCTTTAAAAGCTGAGAAGCTTTTGAAGTCCCGTCAGGCGGATTTTCTGGTAATTCCAACTTTACGCGAGATATCCACCAGTTGTGGGTTATCCATAAAAATTGCCCCGGCCAATTTGCTCGATTATTATAATTACCTGAGTGGCAATAAGGTGCTTATTGAGGGGACATACCAGGTAGCAAAAGAGGGCAAAAAAAACCGGGTGGAGCAGATTCAAGTATGACTCCACTGCAAAAACCTTTTTGTTGCATAAGGCTTGCATAAATATACAAAGCGAGCGTTGGCGAAGCATGGATGCAAAACCCGGCGAAGGCGAGCAGGCGAAAGGGGGCGAGCGACAGGAGGTCGCGAGAGCGCTTCACCCATGGACGGGAGATTAGCGCGGTACCCCTTGAGCCGTGAGACAAGCCGCAGGTGTTGCCCATGCGAAGACTGTGAGCGGTATATTTATACAAGCTAATGAATATTATAACTATTTGCATTATATTCAAGTATTCAAAGCAGAATAAAAGTAAAACCGTTTCACTATTGCTGAAGCGGTTTTTGCTGGAAGGTTAGGTTTTACCATGCCGGTTTATCCGCTTAACGAAATTAAGAAATATTTTGAATCCTCTGGGCCCATGGAGCAGTTACTTCCGGATTACAAGTTTCGCCAGGAGCAGGTAAATTTAACAGTTGCTGTTAGTGCGGCTTTATCTGACCAGGAATTTTTGTTGGCTGAGGCTGGAACCGGTGTTGGAAAGACTTTTGCTTACCTGCTTCCGGCTGTTTTATGGTCACTGCAGGAAAACGAGAAAGTGGTAATAGCTACCAGGACTAAAGCTTTGCAACAGCAGTTAATCGAGCGAGACCTGCCGGATGTTAAACGGGTTATC
It encodes the following:
- a CDS encoding PaaI family thioesterase, whose amino-acid sequence is MQNQGIDEELFRHIADSIGDTPYYKLLGIQVINIGPGLAEMSVTVDLKHTNPLGVTHGGLMMSLADAAMGNAIRSLGIKAVTVDCSTGFIASAQQGETVIARGEVLRAGKNMLFAQAEVRAGNRLLSNSKASYFKTGEIDLNN
- a CDS encoding DUF3343 domain-containing protein, with amino-acid sequence MSNELLRSNNYALLTFASTSHALKAEKLLKSRQADFLVIPTLREISTSCGLSIKIAPANLLDYYNYLSGNKVLIEGTYQVAKEGKKNRVEQIQV